The genomic segment AAACCCTGAGATCGCCGAAGCTGATATTATCCGGATCGTAATAGTTGGAAAAGGAGAATAGCCAGTAGGTCTTGAGCCATCCGAAGTCCGAGTAGCATCTCTGTGAAGCGGGTATAATCTCTATCATTCCTTCCTCCTGAGGGAAACAAATGCATCGTAGTAGTTATAGGCGTTTTTCGAATCGGTCAGTCCGGCGGGAATGGCTGCATTGGGGCGCCCCTCCTTCATGGTCCTGTTCTTATAAACCAGTATATCACGGCCGCGCACCATATCCGAAATCCTGCAAACGCCGGTGAATGAGCCTGTTGAGTTGTACGCCTCGATGATATCGCCATCGCCGAAGGAGGTCTCTGCGGCTGTCTCTTCGGATATATATATGTGGCTCACATTCTCACCCAGGGACGGAGGAACCTGTGAGTTCAGCCATGCCATGTGGGAGCTCGTTATCAGGCGGAAGCCTTCACCTTCTGAGGGGCGTAGCAGATCAAGCTTCTCCTCCCTGTACTCTCTGGGGGGAATCTGGAATCGTTCCACCTCATCGATTGGCTTTATATCAAGCTCAATATCGAGCAGTCTTGCCAGCTTAGATGCCGCCTCCTGATCGGAGAGTACATCGAAAACCTTCACATCCCTCCTTGCCTCTTTGGGAAAGAAATAGCTCCCCATCATATCCGGCTGGGCAAACATCCCCCCCACACGGATAAAGGCATCTGCGTGGGTTGTGGTCTCGTTCAGGTTGGTGTCCACACTGATAAGCGTGGTCTTTTTAAGCCCCTTATCCCACATATTTGAATCGGGATAGGTCATCGCAGGGTTTGCAGCCACTATCACCGCAAGGGGAAACTCACCCTCTGCCAATGCAACGGGAAGCCTTCCGATATTTATCGTACCCGTCTCCTCCGCGGCGGGTGTGACCATGCCGCTTTTAGAGGATCTTCCAAAATATAGTCTTCCCACATTAGCCGTTTTAACAGCGAGGCGGTTTATCCAGCGGTTTGCGTTGAATCCGTTAGAGTACCTCTGCAGTCCCCAGCCGATGATAATCCCCGTTTTGCCATCCCTAAGCATACCGGAAAGCTTCAGGAAATCACTACGGTTCACATCCGCCTCATCGATGAGTTCCTCCCACCCCTCTTCACCGTTTCGATGCATCAGCAGTGCGGCGGCAAGAAGGCCGTCCGTTCCGGGCGTGTTCTGTATGTAGAGATCCGCAAGCCTTCTGCTCTCGGACTTTACAGGATCGATATAGGCTATCCTGCACCCCTTCTGCTTGAGCTCTTTCATATAGCCGTAAAGGTGCGGGCTTGTAACACGGGCATTCTTGCCGAAACTGATGATAGTCTCTGCACCTTCCAGATTTTCAACCGGGGGATTAGCGCAGACGCCGAAGTCCCGCTCCTGAGCTGCTATGGCGGTTTCATCACAGGGTCCACCCTCAACAAAAACAGCACCGGGTATCCTTGAAAAGAGTTGATCCCAGTACCCCATGTTGTAGGCGAGGCTACCCGAACCTCTTATATACAGGAATGGCTTACCCATGTTTTTCCGGATAAGATCGCCGGCCTTCTCTATACCTTCTTCATCAAAGGGGGCTCCGTTTTCAACCTCCCTCTCATAGAAACCTTTCAGCTTACGGCAAACGAATCCGTTTCTCCCCTCCTCCTTCTCGGCCGGGCTGAAAACCATGCCTGAGCCGGAATGCTCAACAGTAAACTCGCACAGATCGGGGCAGTCCTTAGAGCAGAAAAATCTATTCATCTAAACCTCGTTGTTCAAATTCATCTTATTAGAGGGATAAAGCTCTTATCCCGGAGTTCGGCATTTTCGGATTCCATCCCCGGAACAACCATCTCACCCTTTATGGCGGCATCAAGGGGGATACATTTAACCCCGTTTCTATTGTACACCCTTATGCGGTCGAACCTGTTCTTAATCTCGGAGATAATACGAACCTGAACAAAGCTCCTCTCATCGGAGGTAACGGCCAGATAGTTCCCCGGCTCGATATCGCATGTGAGTGTCCTTTCCCTGATATTCTCCCGGGAACAGTAGGTCATGTATGTGA from the Limisalsivibrio acetivorans genome contains:
- a CDS encoding molybdopterin-dependent oxidoreductase, which gives rise to MNRFFCSKDCPDLCEFTVEHSGSGMVFSPAEKEEGRNGFVCRKLKGFYEREVENGAPFDEEGIEKAGDLIRKNMGKPFLYIRGSGSLAYNMGYWDQLFSRIPGAVFVEGGPCDETAIAAQERDFGVCANPPVENLEGAETIISFGKNARVTSPHLYGYMKELKQKGCRIAYIDPVKSESRRLADLYIQNTPGTDGLLAAALLMHRNGEEGWEELIDEADVNRSDFLKLSGMLRDGKTGIIIGWGLQRYSNGFNANRWINRLAVKTANVGRLYFGRSSKSGMVTPAAEETGTINIGRLPVALAEGEFPLAVIVAANPAMTYPDSNMWDKGLKKTTLISVDTNLNETTTHADAFIRVGGMFAQPDMMGSYFFPKEARRDVKVFDVLSDQEAASKLARLLDIELDIKPIDEVERFQIPPREYREEKLDLLRPSEGEGFRLITSSHMAWLNSQVPPSLGENVSHIYISEETAAETSFGDGDIIEAYNSTGSFTGVCRISDMVRGRDILVYKNRTMKEGRPNAAIPAGLTDSKNAYNYYDAFVSLRRKE